A genomic window from Sulfurospirillum multivorans DSM 12446 includes:
- a CDS encoding DedA family protein has product MEEFLLSSMREYGYIILFFWSILEGESGLVMAGLLSHTGDMNLFLAIFIAGLGGFAGDQLYFYIGRFNKSYVHRTLKQQRRKFALAHLLLKKYGWPIIFVQRYLYGLRTIIPIAIGLTGYSAQKYAFINLIAAWCWAALIILPVWYFGDVILGLITWAKAHWYFALPFVFIVVGTLFFYFKNLTHKTLRA; this is encoded by the coding sequence ATGGAAGAATTTTTACTATCAAGCATGCGAGAGTATGGGTATATCATCCTTTTTTTCTGGAGTATTTTAGAGGGTGAAAGTGGTTTGGTGATGGCAGGACTTTTAAGCCACACAGGCGATATGAACCTCTTTTTAGCGATTTTTATCGCAGGATTGGGTGGTTTTGCGGGCGATCAGCTCTATTTTTACATCGGACGGTTTAACAAAAGTTATGTGCATCGCACGCTTAAACAGCAACGACGCAAATTTGCCTTAGCGCATCTGTTGCTTAAAAAATATGGCTGGCCCATCATTTTTGTGCAACGCTACTTGTACGGACTTCGCACCATCATTCCCATTGCCATCGGACTCACAGGCTACAGCGCTCAAAAATACGCCTTCATCAACCTCATTGCAGCATGGTGTTGGGCAGCGTTGATCATCCTTCCCGTGTGGTATTTTGGCGATGTCATTTTGGGTCTCATTACGTGGGCGAAAGCGCACTGGTACTTTGCACTTCCTTTTGTTTTTATCGTCGTTGGAACACTTTTTTTCTACTTCAAAAACCTCACACACAAAACGCTTCGTGCTTAA